Proteins from a single region of Desulfolutivibrio sulfoxidireducens:
- a CDS encoding amino acid ABC transporter permease — MHWNVITNNIGYFLVGAYPVGPLGGLAMSILLALGGIFGAFWLGLLVGLMRISKSRTARNFALVYTEIIRGTPLLMVIFWFYFLAPIAFGHTLPEAESALIALIVFTSAYIAEIVRAGVESLPKGQSEAARGTGLSRYQAMRHVILPQALFNMIPSFVNQFVSLTKDTSLAFIIGVNELTKAATQVNNRTLNAPTEIFITIAVLYFIICYVLTALSRRLEKRINRYQARDR; from the coding sequence GTGGGAGCCTACCCAGTCGGCCCCCTGGGGGGGCTGGCCATGAGCATCCTTTTGGCCCTGGGCGGCATCTTCGGTGCCTTTTGGCTCGGCCTGCTCGTCGGGCTCATGCGCATCTCCAAGAGCCGCACCGCCCGAAACTTCGCCCTGGTCTACACCGAAATCATCCGTGGCACCCCTCTGCTCATGGTCATCTTTTGGTTCTACTTCCTGGCCCCCATCGCCTTCGGGCACACCCTGCCCGAGGCCGAAAGCGCGCTTATCGCCCTTATCGTCTTCACCAGCGCCTACATCGCCGAAATCGTGCGCGCCGGCGTCGAGTCCCTGCCCAAAGGGCAATCCGAGGCCGCCCGGGGCACGGGCCTTAGCCGCTACCAGGCCATGCGCCACGTCATCCTGCCCCAGGCCCTGTTCAACATGATTCCCTCCTTCGTGAACCAGTTCGTGTCCCTGACCAAGGACACCTCCCTGGCCTTTATCATCGGGGTCAACGAACTCACCAAGGCCGCCACCCAGGTCAACAACCGCACCTTAAACGCCCCCACCGAAATATTCATCACCATCGCCGTGCTCTATTTCATCATCTGCTACGTCCTGACCGCCCTCTCCCGCCGCCTGGAAAAACGCATCAACCGCTATCAGGCCCGCGACCGCTGA
- a CDS encoding sugar phosphate isomerase/epimerase family protein, which yields MPSPKPYHVSLSLRAVHEDHARLREFLDQGFHPELGLDPMLMDAATPAWHARIQDRLAAVGAHVALHLPFFDLQPGAADSLILQATRERLCRAMRIARTYRPAHLVGHVAYDRFLYIRSYPAWRERAVETWAQALKEWPDHPPLHLENTFETDPATVSGMAQALRARLPDHAGRIGVCFDIGHWHSFAGGHALRNLDQWLHTLAPTLTHLHLHDNDGSFDQHLGPGMGDIPWPAVFAALNGLGLTPTVTFEPHDPAQRRGIVPFLAAYADAFPFVSTMTS from the coding sequence ATGCCCAGCCCGAAGCCCTACCACGTCAGCCTGTCCCTGCGCGCCGTCCACGAGGACCACGCCCGCCTGCGCGAGTTCCTGGACCAGGGCTTTCATCCCGAACTGGGCCTCGATCCCATGCTCATGGACGCCGCCACTCCCGCGTGGCACGCCCGCATCCAGGACCGCCTGGCCGCCGTCGGCGCGCATGTGGCCCTGCACCTGCCCTTTTTCGACCTTCAGCCCGGCGCCGCCGACTCCCTCATCCTTCAGGCCACCCGGGAGCGCCTTTGCCGGGCCATGCGCATCGCCCGAACCTACCGTCCCGCCCATCTTGTCGGACACGTGGCCTACGACCGCTTTCTGTACATCCGTTCCTATCCGGCCTGGCGCGAGCGCGCCGTCGAGACCTGGGCCCAAGCCCTGAAGGAGTGGCCCGATCATCCGCCCCTGCACCTGGAAAACACCTTCGAGACCGATCCGGCCACGGTCTCCGGCATGGCCCAGGCCCTGCGCGCCCGCCTGCCGGACCATGCCGGGCGCATCGGGGTGTGCTTCGACATCGGGCACTGGCACAGCTTCGCCGGCGGTCATGCCCTGCGCAACCTCGATCAGTGGCTGCACACCCTGGCGCCGACCCTCACCCACCTGCACCTGCACGACAACGACGGGTCCTTCGACCAGCACCTGGGGCCGGGCATGGGGGACATCCCCTGGCCCGCGGTCTTTGCCGCTCTCAACGGGTTGGGGCTGACCCCCACCGTTACCTTCGAGCCCCACGACCCGGCCCAGCGCCGGGGCATCGTCCCATTTTTGGCCGCGTATGCGGATGCGTTTCCCTTTGTTTCGACCATGACTTCGTAG
- a CDS encoding L,D-transpeptidase family protein, giving the protein MMRGALYAIVIALALFPGRGWSGGWIAPLVDSETGPHHFVAIDKNSQTFFLFERKSPLRVVEKLPCTTGLLTGDKLKEGDLRTPEGVYFITSRLDGGLDWEQYGDLAFPLNFPNPVDVIKGKSGHGIWIHGRGNSITPYETKGCVALNTPDIRNLDAKLELRMPVVIGNRIETQKTPETLAREAEEVVAATHAWAKAWEGKSEEFFKIHDQEKFAISQGQPFSAFRNQKEGLFRRLPWILVAVEDVRAVAGPDYWVTYFIQFYRSPSLISQGVKRLYWQKNDAGAWRVVGMEFEQMPATLAGKYIKPGQIVLAAAETGERERETPVLDKISEEDPRSATDAPATAYAPSTAAAHLATDAASVPAPAALPATPSAAQRQPALSAPALSAQPAAPHLSDLTQLAEAATPRPSALFASLAPSLGQKSVPPAVPATIPTVEPPAEEIVVEKVPVAEKAEAPQPAPDERSQIASLLENWRSAWEHGDVDSYMAFYGNRAVQGDRRGLEAIRDHKVSLWAEKPPRSVRMEDVRVAPRKNGWRVEFVQVYESKDGFGDKGLKKMVLVKAGPRYIIVDEQWSRM; this is encoded by the coding sequence ATGATGCGGGGTGCGTTGTACGCCATAGTCATTGCCTTGGCGCTTTTTCCCGGGCGGGGGTGGAGCGGGGGCTGGATCGCGCCCCTGGTCGATTCCGAGACGGGGCCGCACCATTTCGTGGCTATTGACAAGAATTCCCAGACCTTTTTCCTTTTTGAGCGCAAGAGCCCGCTTCGGGTGGTGGAGAAGCTGCCGTGCACCACGGGGCTTCTGACCGGCGACAAGCTCAAGGAGGGCGATTTGCGCACTCCGGAGGGGGTGTATTTCATCACCTCGCGCCTCGATGGCGGCCTGGACTGGGAGCAGTACGGGGACCTGGCCTTTCCGCTCAATTTTCCCAATCCCGTGGACGTGATCAAAGGCAAATCCGGGCACGGCATCTGGATTCACGGCCGGGGCAACTCGATCACGCCCTATGAGACCAAGGGCTGCGTGGCCCTGAACACCCCGGACATCCGCAATCTGGACGCCAAGCTGGAACTGCGCATGCCGGTGGTCATCGGCAACCGCATCGAGACCCAGAAGACCCCGGAGACCCTGGCCCGCGAGGCCGAGGAGGTGGTCGCGGCCACCCACGCCTGGGCCAAGGCCTGGGAAGGCAAGTCCGAGGAATTTTTCAAGATCCACGACCAGGAGAAGTTCGCCATCTCCCAGGGGCAGCCCTTTTCCGCCTTCAGGAACCAGAAAGAGGGCCTGTTTCGGCGTCTGCCCTGGATCCTGGTGGCCGTGGAGGACGTGCGCGCCGTAGCCGGCCCGGACTACTGGGTCACCTATTTCATCCAGTTCTACCGTTCGCCGTCGCTGATTTCCCAGGGCGTAAAGCGTCTGTATTGGCAGAAAAACGACGCGGGCGCGTGGCGTGTCGTGGGCATGGAATTCGAGCAGATGCCCGCCACCCTGGCCGGAAAGTACATCAAGCCGGGTCAGATCGTGCTGGCCGCGGCCGAGACCGGGGAGCGGGAGCGCGAGACCCCGGTTCTGGACAAGATCAGCGAGGAGGACCCGCGTTCGGCCACGGACGCGCCCGCCACGGCCTATGCCCCGTCCACGGCGGCGGCCCACCTGGCCACGGACGCGGCATCCGTTCCCGCCCCGGCCGCCCTGCCGGCCACGCCCAGCGCGGCGCAACGCCAGCCGGCCCTGTCCGCCCCGGCCCTTTCGGCGCAGCCCGCCGCGCCACACCTTTCGGACCTTACCCAACTGGCCGAGGCCGCCACGCCCCGACCGTCCGCCCTGTTCGCATCCCTGGCGCCCTCTCTCGGGCAAAAATCCGTTCCCCCGGCCGTTCCGGCCACCATTCCCACTGTGGAGCCCCCGGCCGAGGAGATCGTGGTGGAAAAGGTCCCGGTGGCGGAAAAGGCCGAAGCGCCACAGCCCGCCCCGGACGAGCGCTCCCAGATCGCATCCCTGCTCGAAAATTGGCGCTCGGCCTGGGAACACGGCGACGTGGACTCGTATATGGCCTTTTATGGGAATCGGGCCGTGCAGGGGGACCGGCGCGGACTGGAGGCCATCCGCGACCACAAGGTGTCGCTGTGGGCCGAGAAACCTCCGAGGAGCGTGCGCATGGAAGACGTGCGCGTGGCCCCGCGCAAGAACGGCTGGCGTGTGGAATTCGTCCAGGTGTACGAGAGCAAGGACGGTTTCGGGGACAAGGGCCTGAAAAAAATGGTGTTGGTCAAGGCCGGTCCGCGCTACATCATTGTCGACGAGCAGTGGAGCCGCATGTAG
- the pyrE gene encoding orotate phosphoribosyltransferase: MKRRLAGLLLEKSYIDGEVVLTSGKTSDYYFDCKQTALHPEGAYLLGNLFLDMLPADIAGVGGMTLGADPLVTAVSVVSQTRGRPLPGFIVRKSPKGHGTNQYLEGMANFRPGDRVALLEDVVTTGGTLVKVIDRVTDAGLEVVGVYCVLDREEGGREALAGRGFGLNAIFTRRELLAAGSGPREAG, from the coding sequence ATGAAGCGACGACTGGCCGGATTGCTTTTGGAGAAATCGTACATTGACGGCGAGGTGGTTCTCACCTCGGGCAAGACAAGCGATTATTATTTTGATTGCAAGCAGACGGCGCTGCATCCCGAGGGCGCGTATCTGCTTGGCAATCTGTTTTTGGACATGTTGCCGGCGGACATTGCCGGGGTTGGCGGCATGACCCTTGGCGCGGACCCGTTGGTCACGGCGGTTTCGGTGGTCTCGCAGACGCGCGGCAGGCCGCTTCCGGGTTTCATCGTGCGCAAGAGCCCCAAGGGCCACGGCACGAACCAGTATCTCGAGGGCATGGCCAATTTCAGGCCCGGGGATAGGGTGGCCCTTTTGGAGGATGTGGTGACCACGGGGGGCACGCTGGTCAAGGTCATAGACCGGGTGACGGACGCGGGGCTTGAGGTGGTCGGGGTATACTGCGTCCTCGACCGCGAGGAAGGCGGCCGGGAGGCCCTGGCCGGGCGGGGATTCGGGCTGAACGCCATTTTTACCCGGCGCGAGTTGCTGGCGGCGGGAAGCGGGCCGCGAGAGGCGGGATGA